The Halovivax ruber XH-70 genome includes the window TGGGTGCCCCGGCGAGGGTTCCGGCGGGAAACGTCGCCCGCGTCGCGTCGAACGCGTCGGCATCGGGAGCGAGTTCGCCCGTCACGGTCGACTCGATGTGCTGGACGTGGCTGTACTTGCGAACGGTCATGAACTCCTCGACGCGGACCGACCCCGGCTCCGAGACCCGTCGCACGTCGTTGCGAGCCAGGTCGACCAGCATCGTGTGCTCGGCGCGCTCCTTGTCGTCGGCGAGTAGTTCCCCCGCGAGGCGGCGATCCTCGACCGGGGTCGCGCCACGGTCACAGGTCCCCGCGATCGGGTTCGCCTCGACTCGCTCGTCGTGGACCGACACCAGCGTCTCCGGGCTCGCGCCGACGACGGTGCGGTCGCCGTGGGCGAGCAGGTACATGTACGGGGATGGGTTGCACTCGCGCAGCGACTCGTACAGCGCGAGTGGGTCGATCTCGCCGGCGAGCTCGCGAGCACGCGAGACGACGCCCTGGTAGATGTCGCCGTCGAGGACGTGTGCTTTCGCCCGCTGGACGACCGCTTCGTAGTCTGCTCGATCGCCCGCGCGCTCGCCCGTGCAGACGAATCCACCCGTCTTCGGCTCCTCGGCGTCGGTAAGCGTGTCCGCGACGCGCGTCGCCTCACGCCGAAGATCGTCGTAGACCGCGCCCGGATCGTCGTCGGCCTCGACGATCGGCGTGAAGACGAGCGAGAGCGTGTCGTCGTGCTCGTCGAAGGCGAGCGTCTTCGTCGTCAACAGAAACTGGGCGTCAGGCACCGGTGACTCCGGTCGGTCGACGCCCACGTCGTCCAGCCAGAGGTCGTAGACCGCGTCGTAGGCGAGGAAGCCGACGAGGCCGCCGTCCAGGTGCTGGCGGTCGCGAGCGGGCGGGTTGGCGAGGGTGACGTCCGGTAAGGCAGCTCTGAGCGCGTCGACGACGTCACCCGAGGCGTCGGTTTCGATCAGTTCGACCGGTGCGTCCGGCGAGAGCGCCTCGACCGACGTACCGTCGGGCGTGACGGTGACGACGGCGTCGGGATCGTAGCCGACGTAGGAGAACCGGGCGTGGCGCGCCCCGCTCGCATCGGTCGGCCGAAACGCCCCGTCCGGGTCGCTCGACGCCGTCTTCTCCGCGCTCTCGAGCAGGAAGGCGTAGCGATCGTCGCGCTCGCTGATCGACGCGTTCGCCGCCGTCGGAGTCGCGTTCCGTCCCGAGAGCGCCGCGTAGGCCGCCATCGGCGTCGTCTCCACGTCGAGTTCGGCCTCTGCCCGAACGATCACCGGGCGTTCCCCAGCGGTTTCGGCGAGGTCGACGAACGTCGCCCGATCGAGTGAGAGGGTCGGCTCCGTCATGGGCACCCCGGCCGGCGGGCGGCCGTCCTGGCCCGCTCGACGAAGTCGTCGATCGCGTCGTGGTCCTTGACGCCGCCGGTCGCCTCGACTCCCGTCGAAACGTCGACAGCGAACGGGTTCGCAACCCGAACCGCGTCGGCGACGTTTTCGGGTGTCAGCCCGCCGGCGAGGACGACCGGCGAGGAGAGCGTCGCCGCTCGCTCGGCGGTCACGTGCCAGTCGTGCGTCTCGCCGGTGCCACCCGCCCCGGAGTCGGTGACCGAGTCGACCACGAGGGCGTCGGCCCGATCGTCGTAGTGGGCGGGAACGTCGCCAGCCGCCGCGTCGACGGCAAGGAGGAGGTCGGCAGAGACGGACGACGCCAGCGAGGCGAGCTCTTCGTCAGTCCGCTCGCCGTGGAGCTGCATCGCGTCCGGGTCGACGTGGGCGGCGAGCTGTTCGAGCCGATCGGGATCGGTCGCCATCGTGACGAGGACGGTCGTGACGAACGGCGGCGTCCGGTCGACCAGCGCTGCTGCACGCTCTCCGTCGACCGCACGCGGCGTCTCGATCGGGACGTCAGAGACGAAGCCGACCGCATCGGCGCCCGCCGCGACCGCCGCGTCGACGTCCGCCGGCCGAGTCAGGCCGCAGATTTTGACGCGCGGTCGCCGAGCGACGTCGGTGGATTTCGCGGGGCCGTCGCCTTCGTGGGCGGGCGTCATCGTGCGGGCACGCCGCGGAGTCGATCGAGCGTTGCGGCGGCCCCACCGGTTTCGATCGCCTCGCGAGCCAAGTCGACGCCCTCCCCGAGTGACGACGCCTCGTCGGCGACGTAGATCGCCCCGCCGGCGTTCGCGAGGACGACGTCACGCCGCGCGTCGGTGACCGCACCGGAGACGATCCCCTCGAGGGCGGCGGCGTTTTCCGTCGGCGAACCGCCTTCGATGTCCGTGATTTCGTGGCGGTCGAGACCCAGGTCGGCCGGCGTAAGCGAGTACTCCGAGACGGTCCCGCCGGTCACCTCCGCGACCTGCGTCGGGCCGTGGATGGCGATCTCGTCGGTCCCCGCACCGTGGACGACGAGGGCACGCTCGACGGACATTCTCGCGAGCGCGTTCGCGAGTACTGGAACGAGGTCCGGGTCGTAGACGCCGATCACCTGAGCGGTGGCCCCCGCAGGGTTGGTCAGCGGGCCGAGGACGTTGAAGATCGTTCGCATGGACAGTTCCGTCCGCGGGCCAGCCACAGCCTTCATCGCCGGGTGAAACGCCGGTGCGTGGAGGTAGCCGATCCCGTCGCGTTCGATCGCCACCTCCACGGCAGTCGGCTCGGACAGGAGCTCGACGCCGAGTTCCTGAAGGACATCGGAGCTCCCGGAGGACGACGAGACTGCGGCGTTACCGTGTTTGGCGACCGGAACCCCGGCGCCAGCGGCCACGATCGCACTCGTCGTGGAGACGTTGATCGTGTCGTAGTCGTCGCCACCGGTCCCGCAGGTGTCGACGAGGGTTTCACAATCAGGGTCGACCGTGCGCGCGGCCTCACGCATGCCCTCCGCGAAGCCAGCGATCTCCGCCTCGGTTTCGCCCTTCGCGCGCAATCCGGCCAGCAGTGCGCCGATCTGGGCGTCGGTTGCTTCGTCGAAGAGCGACGTCGCAGCCGCTCTCGCCTGTCGTTGATCGAGATCGATGCCGTCCGTGACGCGTTCGACGTGGGCCTGCATAGGGAATCACTGGTGAACGTCTTTGTCTTACAATGTACAAAAGAGTACACCAACTTAAGCGTACCGGAGCGTGGACTCGATCGAGACACTGAAGCGGCAGTGGTGGGGATCAGCCTCCCCGTGCGAACGACCCCCGCCCGTCGATCGATTCGAAACCTTCAATTACGGGGGCGGGCTACGACCGAGTGCAGGGAAACGCAGGCCAGACGGGTTGGTAGTCTAGTCTGGTTATGACACCTCCTTGACATGGAGGAGATCGGCAGTTCAACTCTGCCCCAACCCACTTTTCCGACGCTGGTGCCCTGACCAGCCGACGCAGCTACCTTCCTTATACGCGAATCGTTCGCTGTCAGGCTCACTTCACGTGGACCGCCGTCGTTCATGTGGAAGCGGTGGCCGTCTCGTGGTTCAGCAGTAAGGAGATGTATCACTGCAATAATGATTCACCTGCATACTCTTGATCGACCGTCAGCGGCCCTACGAGACCACCACTTCGCTGTCCGGAACACGTAACTCGAACTCAGGGGGGTACC containing:
- the trpD gene encoding anthranilate phosphoribosyltransferase, yielding MQAHVERVTDGIDLDQRQARAAATSLFDEATDAQIGALLAGLRAKGETEAEIAGFAEGMREAARTVDPDCETLVDTCGTGGDDYDTINVSTTSAIVAAGAGVPVAKHGNAAVSSSSGSSDVLQELGVELLSEPTAVEVAIERDGIGYLHAPAFHPAMKAVAGPRTELSMRTIFNVLGPLTNPAGATAQVIGVYDPDLVPVLANALARMSVERALVVHGAGTDEIAIHGPTQVAEVTGGTVSEYSLTPADLGLDRHEITDIEGGSPTENAAALEGIVSGAVTDARRDVVLANAGGAIYVADEASSLGEGVDLAREAIETGGAAATLDRLRGVPAR
- a CDS encoding phosphoribosylanthranilate isomerase; translated protein: MTPAHEGDGPAKSTDVARRPRVKICGLTRPADVDAAVAAGADAVGFVSDVPIETPRAVDGERAAALVDRTPPFVTTVLVTMATDPDRLEQLAAHVDPDAMQLHGERTDEELASLASSVSADLLLAVDAAAGDVPAHYDDRADALVVDSVTDSGAGGTGETHDWHVTAERAATLSSPVVLAGGLTPENVADAVRVANPFAVDVSTGVEATGGVKDHDAIDDFVERARTAARRPGCP
- the trpE gene encoding anthranilate synthase component I yields the protein MTEPTLSLDRATFVDLAETAGERPVIVRAEAELDVETTPMAAYAALSGRNATPTAANASISERDDRYAFLLESAEKTASSDPDGAFRPTDASGARHARFSYVGYDPDAVVTVTPDGTSVEALSPDAPVELIETDASGDVVDALRAALPDVTLANPPARDRQHLDGGLVGFLAYDAVYDLWLDDVGVDRPESPVPDAQFLLTTKTLAFDEHDDTLSLVFTPIVEADDDPGAVYDDLRREATRVADTLTDAEEPKTGGFVCTGERAGDRADYEAVVQRAKAHVLDGDIYQGVVSRARELAGEIDPLALYESLRECNPSPYMYLLAHGDRTVVGASPETLVSVHDERVEANPIAGTCDRGATPVEDRRLAGELLADDKERAEHTMLVDLARNDVRRVSEPGSVRVEEFMTVRKYSHVQHIESTVTGELAPDADAFDATRATFPAGTLAGAPKIRAMELIDDFEERPRGLYGGGVGYYSWTGDADFAIAIRTATIDHDATPLSALESDPERRHAGDGDCDRVTVRAGAGLVADSDPALEFEETEQKMGGVLEAIERITVDPPSDESTATDSPGRSLEVNR